In Deltaproteobacteria bacterium, the genomic window AGGTGGGTGTTGGCGTGAAGATCCGGAGCCTGGATGAGAACCCGCACATAAACAAAGTGGTAAACTACCATTACAAGGGAAATTATCAGTATACTCCGGTTGAGTATTTTTTTCCCTGTAGAAATCTCATTGTCTTTTGCCGCCTCCCCGGCTGGATTCCTTGAAGGGGCGTTCATTTCGTTGATCTCCTTTCCTGATAGCCGCCCGGGCCTCCGGGCCGCGGCCCCGCGTCCCGGACGAACCGCCGCGGGAGGCGTTTTCATCCGGGCGATGGGGTCTCTTCCTGGAAATTCAAACGGGCATTTTCCCATTTTTCCGGGATGCTCAGTTTAGGTCCCTGCAGAAGGCTCAAGGCAACATGCACCCGAGAGCCGTTGTTGGGGGAAAGACTGCTTTCCGAATAAAATCGAAAAGCAGTCTCCTTTATAATGAACGGTTCTTGAAAATCAGCGTCCCACCTTTTTTCCCTTGGCTTCCAGGAATTTTACAACCGCCGGGTGGTAATCTTCTTTAGGTACCGGAAGATCACCGATGGTCTCCTTTGTGATGCCCCTTCCGACGGCATGGTAGTTTGCGAACTGATCGGCGTATTCGTAAATGATTCGGACGATTTCAGTCACGATGTCATCATCCATATCCTCGTGGACAAGCCAGCCCAGGGAGTTGAGGAACCCCTTGAATTTAGGCAAATCGGATTTTCCGATTTTTTTTGCCTTGCACCCGACAAGGGAGAGTGAAGTTGCCCCGGTCTTTTCCCGGGCAATGGCGACATCTTCGTCTTTGAGTTCCATTATGTAGACTTTCCGGGCCGCCAGGAGTCGCTCGAACGGCGGCATCGGCTTCCAGTCCTTGTATTCACCCGGACCCAATGCAACCGCCCCGGTCCATGTTACATCGATGGTGCCGTCCAGGAGTCTGTCCACTGCGATATTGGCGGTGTTGCCGTAGGTCAGCCTCACATCCTTGCGGTTATGCCAGACATAATCGATCATCCATTCCTGCATGAACTGGTTCGTGGAGCCCATGGTATCCAGACCCCAGACTTTTCCCTTCAGGTCCTTCCAGGTCTTGATTTTGGGATCCAGGGTGATCTGCGGAGAAGCGATGTTGGCCATAAGGCTCACCCATTTCGTCTTTTTCCATGGGCCGATCTTATCGTAGGGTTTCATGGCCAAGGCAAGTTGATCCACCCCGATTGTAACCGCCGACCCGAGGTACATGTTTTTCCTCTCGTCATGGCCGACAAGATACCTCAGGTTTTCGAAGGTGCTGGCGGTTTCAACGGCGTTGCATCGCAGCCATTTTGAATGCTTGTTGATTAACTCACTCAGGGCGAATCCAAGGGTGTACACCACCCCGCCGGAAGGCATGGTGTACAGGGTCAGGGTGACGGGTTTATGCTTCGAAGCCGAAAAGGCCGTAAAGGGCAACATGATCATCACCACGGCCAGTACCGCGACGATTGCGATCTTTTTCATTTGAACAAACCTCCTGTAATTGTGGTGATAGTTCTACGTGGTTCCCACTGGAACACCAATATGCCTCCTTTTCTTACCACCTCCTTTCCGTTCAATCAGGTGTTTCCATCCACTCCGGCCAGGGTCTCCGGATGGCCCAAGCGGCCGATTACTCGTCTGTTTTTCCCGCTCTGAAAATTCGATTAGAGACCGCACAAAGGCAATCTCAGCAATTGAACGGCATTTTCCCGGTAAATCTTCTTCTTATCTTCTTCATTCAGTCCCATGGCCTCGATCGACTCGATCGTGTCCCGAATGAGTCTTCGTCCGTTTTGGTTGTCGAATGGAAGATCGGTGCCGAAAAGCATCTGATCTATACCCGCAAAAGAAAGTCCGCATTGAAGTGCGGCCGTGTTTCCGTTTACAGCTGTATCGTAAAAGAAGCGTCGATAGTATTGAATGGCCTTGTCTTTCAAGTAAAAATCCCGATGTCCCATTCTCATCTCGTTGAAGTCGTCGTTCCAGTCGATCCGCCCGGCCAGGTAAGGAATCACGCCACCGCAATGGTGTGTGACGATCTTTAGCCCTGGAAGGCGTTCCATGACTCCGCCATACACGAGGCGGGTCATTGCCAGGGCTGTTGCATAGGGCCATCCCAGCTTCGTCCAGACACGGTACTTGGAAAATTCTTCTCCTTCGTAATCCGGGGTGGTCATCTCCCTCATGGGATGCATGAAAACGGGCCGGTCGAGTTCCACCATCTTTTCAAAAAGCGGGAAAAATTCTGGAGAATCCAGCGGCTTTCCGCAGATATCCGTGCTGATTTCCACGGCCCGCAGCCTCAGCTCCTTGATAGCCCTTTCAGCTTCCTCCAGGCTGGCGTCCATGTCGTTCAGGGGAAGCGTGGCGATTCCTGCCGCAAATCTTTCGGGATACTTGTGAACCAGCTCGGCCAGTTCATCGTTGGCTATCCGGGAAAGTTCCCTGGCAACATCTGGTGGAGCAATGGAATAGACAGCAGGTGCAGCGATGGAGACCACCTGGATATAGTCACCAAAGGCATCCATTACCCGAAAGCGGGCGTCCAGGTCCACCAGGGTCGGCACGGTCTGGGCATACCTGGCTGTATTGAGCCTTGGATCGCGGCCGGCTACCTTTTTCTCAAGCCCTTCCTGGTATTTTTTGGGAAGAATGTGGGTATAGGCATCGATAATCATTTT contains:
- a CDS encoding amidohydrolase codes for the protein MIIDAYTHILPKKYQEGLEKKVAGRDPRLNTARYAQTVPTLVDLDARFRVMDAFGDYIQVVSIAAPAVYSIAPPDVARELSRIANDELAELVHKYPERFAAGIATLPLNDMDASLEEAERAIKELRLRAVEISTDICGKPLDSPEFFPLFEKMVELDRPVFMHPMREMTTPDYEGEEFSKYRVWTKLGWPYATALAMTRLVYGGVMERLPGLKIVTHHCGGVIPYLAGRIDWNDDFNEMRMGHRDFYLKDKAIQYYRRFFYDTAVNGNTAALQCGLSFAGIDQMLFGTDLPFDNQNGRRLIRDTIESIEAMGLNEEDKKKIYRENAVQLLRLPLCGL